A stretch of DNA from Trichocoleus sp. FACHB-46:
ATCCTGCAACTGCTTCAGCTGCACCTGTTTTAGAAACTCTAGCCCTTGCTCCCGCTCCTCCCGAGTGAGTCGTTGCCCCTTTGGCAAGGGAAATCCCCAAGCTGGAAGAGTATATCTCACCAAAGCAGTTTGGACTTGAGCCAAAGTGGCATCAGCCTTCTTAGAGGTCATGGCAGTTTGCATAGACTGCTCATAGCCAAGCCAAGCATCGTACAGAGTCACAAAGGACCGAGATGCGCAGGGGTCATCCATAAAGATTCTTAACCAAGAAAAGACTTACCCTAAAGGAGGCCGTAGGGTAAGCTAATATGACAACATTTCGATCACTATTTAAAGAGGCACCGCCTCTAAGGACTCTCCTATGGTTAATCCAGAGTTTAAGGAAAAGCTACAGCAGCTGAACCACAAACTGAAACAAGCCAACATTCGAGTCAGGGTTGTCCTAAAGGGCAACTCCTTATATGCTAGAGCGACTTTGCCGCCGAAGCCAAATTCCAAAAAGTCCCAACCCCATCAGCAAGACGTGACGCTTAATCTCAAGGCGAATCCAGAGGGACTGCGACGAGCTGAAGCAGTAACGAAGAAAATTGGGGCAGCGATCGAACTCAAAGAGTTTCTGTGGACTGACTACAGTCAACCCACCGCTCAAAAAGCAGCTCTAAAAACAACTGCTGAATGGTGGACAGCCTTTGAAACTAATTATTTTGAGCATCACAAGCGTACTGCAACGACTGAAGATTCATTCAAAAATAGGTATAGAGACTATGTAAAACGACTGCCTCAAGACCAAGAGTTAACTCAAGAGCGACTAGAGCGAGCGATTAAAGTTACAGAACCGGACAGTTGCACACGATCCCGAATATGTTTTGCCTACAAGGCTCTGGGTGAGTTTGCTGGCATAGATGTCACTTTTATCAATAAAGCACTGCGAGGTAAGTACTCTTCTAGTAAGCCTGCATATCGTGCCCTGCCTAGTGATACTGAAATTATGGAGTGGTTCGAGAAAATCCCTAACCTAGATTGGCGTTGGGTTTACGGAATGTTGGCGACTTACGGGTTGCGACCTCATGAAGTATTTCACTTGGATACCTCTGAGTTGGAGCAAGGGGGGATAGTTGTGAAGGTTCTACCTTCTACTAAAACTGGTTATCGAGAGGTGCAACCGCTTTACCCAGAGTGGATTGAGCAGTTTAACCTGCGTGAGAAGCGCTTACCTAAGGTGACAGGCAAATGCAATCGTGCCTTGGGAAAGCGGGTGACAGGGGCTTTTAGAGCATACAAAACTCCCTTTCCTTCCTACAATCTAAGACACTGCTATGCTATACGCTGCATCGAGTTTAATATTGCTGTTGCCATAGCTGCTTGCTTGATGGGACATGGTGTGTTGGAACATACCCGAACCTATCAAGCGTGGCTTTCGAAGGTGATGCAGCAGGAGATGTTTGGGCGCGCAATGAACAGTCCCACTCGACCCCAACCGCCTAAACTTGGAGCGGCTGATTTAGCGGCTTAGGCTTAATCTCTGATCTGAGGGA
This window harbors:
- a CDS encoding site-specific integrase: MVNPEFKEKLQQLNHKLKQANIRVRVVLKGNSLYARATLPPKPNSKKSQPHQQDVTLNLKANPEGLRRAEAVTKKIGAAIELKEFLWTDYSQPTAQKAALKTTAEWWTAFETNYFEHHKRTATTEDSFKNRYRDYVKRLPQDQELTQERLERAIKVTEPDSCTRSRICFAYKALGEFAGIDVTFINKALRGKYSSSKPAYRALPSDTEIMEWFEKIPNLDWRWVYGMLATYGLRPHEVFHLDTSELEQGGIVVKVLPSTKTGYREVQPLYPEWIEQFNLREKRLPKVTGKCNRALGKRVTGAFRAYKTPFPSYNLRHCYAIRCIEFNIAVAIAACLMGHGVLEHTRTYQAWLSKVMQQEMFGRAMNSPTRPQPPKLGAADLAA